In the Micromonospora narathiwatensis genome, one interval contains:
- a CDS encoding DUF998 domain-containing protein, whose protein sequence is MPGTRRNGLLALGGIALAAVLAVVGHLVVNDDLDPWSLTVSDFAVSDRGGVIDVAMALLAAATAVLIPALRRTGSGSNPARPGGDGRRLRVAGFFLAAWTAGLATAAVVPTNEPGLPMDTAAYLHRYASVIAFLALPVAGWLLAGQLGGRAAGWLRALTLASLLLAGAMVWSAYPGDRMLLGLVERLLIVAEVALLCVVAATLVHPPGSRLAGAARRSATAARPLT, encoded by the coding sequence ATGCCCGGAACCCGGAGAAACGGTCTGTTGGCCCTCGGCGGGATCGCCCTGGCGGCGGTACTCGCCGTGGTCGGTCACCTCGTCGTGAACGACGACCTCGACCCCTGGTCGCTGACCGTCAGCGACTTCGCAGTATCGGACCGGGGCGGCGTCATCGACGTGGCCATGGCGCTGCTCGCCGCCGCTACGGCGGTGCTGATCCCGGCCCTCCGGCGTACCGGATCGGGGTCGAACCCCGCACGGCCCGGCGGCGACGGACGGCGGCTACGGGTGGCCGGGTTTTTCCTCGCTGCCTGGACCGCCGGCCTGGCGACCGCCGCCGTGGTCCCGACCAACGAGCCCGGCCTGCCCATGGACACCGCGGCCTACCTGCACCGGTACGCCTCGGTGATCGCCTTCCTCGCCCTGCCGGTCGCCGGTTGGCTGCTCGCCGGGCAGCTGGGCGGTCGCGCGGCCGGCTGGCTACGCGCGCTCACCCTGGCCAGCCTGCTGCTGGCCGGGGCGATGGTCTGGTCCGCCTACCCCGGCGACCGGATGCTGCTCGGCCTGGTCGAACGCCTGCTCATCGTCGCCGAGGTGGCCCTGCTCTGCGTGGTCGCGGCGACCCTGGTCCACCCGCCCGGCAGCCGCCTCGCCGGGGCGGCTCGTCGATCCGCCACGGCGGCCCGACCGTTGACTTGA
- a CDS encoding NAD(P)H-quinone dehydrogenase has translation MSQIVIIGGGPAGYEAALVAAQLDADVTVVEADGAGGACVLSDCVPSKTFIASSEVVTGYRDTEEFGVHSDGLEAVTVDARAVHERVKRLALAQSADIHAKLVKAGVEFVAGTARLGEDTLGHTHRVVVTPAGGGAEYSIDASTVLIATGATPRQLPTALPDGDRILTWRQVYDLPELPEHLIVVGSGVTGAEFASAYLAMGVEVTLVSSRDRVMPHEDADAAMAIERVFRNRGMSILNNSRAEAVRRIGDGVEVVLADGRVVVGSHALIAVGSIPNTANLGLAEYGVELARGGYVTVDRVSRTNVPGVYAAGDCTGVLPLASVAAMQGRIAMWHALGEAVRPLRLRTVAANVFTDPELATVGVSQNEVDAGKVPARQVMLPLSGNARAKMDDLADGFVKLFCRPASGQVIGGVVVAPKASELILPITMAVENNLTVNELAQTITIYPSLSGSITEAARQLMLHELE, from the coding sequence GTGAGCCAGATCGTGATCATCGGCGGGGGGCCGGCCGGGTACGAGGCGGCGCTGGTCGCCGCCCAGCTGGACGCTGATGTCACCGTGGTCGAGGCGGACGGTGCCGGTGGCGCGTGCGTACTCTCCGACTGCGTCCCGTCGAAGACCTTCATCGCCAGCTCGGAGGTGGTGACCGGCTACCGGGACACCGAGGAGTTCGGCGTGCACTCGGACGGGCTGGAGGCGGTGACCGTCGACGCCCGGGCGGTGCACGAGCGGGTCAAGCGGCTCGCCCTGGCCCAGTCCGCCGACATCCACGCCAAGCTGGTCAAGGCCGGGGTGGAGTTCGTCGCCGGCACCGCCCGGCTGGGCGAGGACACGCTCGGTCACACCCACCGGGTGGTGGTCACCCCGGCCGGCGGTGGCGCGGAGTATTCGATCGACGCGTCCACCGTCCTGATCGCCACCGGCGCGACGCCGCGTCAGCTCCCCACCGCACTGCCGGACGGCGACCGCATCCTCACCTGGCGTCAGGTGTACGACCTGCCGGAGCTGCCGGAGCACCTGATCGTGGTCGGGTCCGGCGTGACCGGCGCCGAGTTCGCCAGCGCCTACCTCGCGATGGGTGTCGAGGTCACCCTGGTCTCCAGCCGGGACCGGGTGATGCCGCACGAGGACGCCGACGCGGCGATGGCGATCGAGCGGGTGTTCCGCAACCGGGGCATGAGCATCCTGAACAACTCCCGCGCCGAGGCGGTCCGCCGGATCGGCGACGGTGTCGAGGTCGTGCTCGCCGACGGCCGGGTGGTGGTCGGCTCGCACGCGCTGATCGCGGTCGGCTCGATCCCCAACACCGCCAACCTGGGCCTCGCCGAGTACGGCGTCGAGCTGGCCCGGGGCGGTTACGTCACCGTCGACCGGGTGTCCCGGACCAACGTCCCCGGCGTCTACGCCGCCGGTGACTGCACCGGGGTGCTGCCGCTGGCCAGCGTCGCCGCCATGCAGGGCCGGATCGCGATGTGGCACGCGCTCGGCGAGGCGGTCCGGCCGCTGCGGCTGCGTACCGTCGCGGCGAACGTCTTCACCGACCCGGAGCTGGCCACGGTCGGCGTCTCGCAGAACGAGGTGGACGCCGGCAAGGTGCCGGCCCGCCAGGTGATGCTGCCGCTGTCGGGCAACGCCCGGGCCAAGATGGACGACCTGGCCGACGGCTTCGTCAAGCTGTTCTGCCGCCCGGCCAGCGGTCAGGTGATCGGCGGCGTGGTGGTGGCGCCGAAGGCCAGCGAGCTGATCCTGCCGATCACCATGGCGGTGGAGAACAACCTCACCGTCAACGAGCTGGCTCAGACGATCACCATCTATCCGAGCCTCTCCGGTTCCATCACCGAGGCCGCCCGCCAGCTCATGCTCCACGAACTGGAGTGA
- a CDS encoding amidohydrolase, which translates to MTSALTLPSGSPLASSWPEAPSGSQPLPFELDHLLALRVPGLIATRRHIHSHPELSGEEFETAALIHRELSLAGLKPRLLPKGNGVICDIDGRPDGPVIALRADIDALPLTDPKDVPYRSTVDGVCHACGHDVHTTVMLGVGMLLAQLADLGQLDGRVRLIFQPAEEILPCGSLEVIEAGGLDDVVQIFAVHCDPNLPVGRVGLRVGPITAAADNVTVRLTGPGGHTARPHLTVDLVDALGRLVTEVPTLVSRRVPANSGLLLVFGHASAGTRYNVIPSEACAAGTLRVMDRDTWDQAPKIVAQVVRDVIAPTGATVDLEYLRGRPPVTNDARAIGVLTAATAAALGPEGIAETPQSMGGEDFSWYLEHVPGALARLGVGRNGPNVDLHRASFDVDERAIPVGVRLMVQTALRALAAAR; encoded by the coding sequence GTGACGAGTGCGTTGACGCTGCCTTCCGGCAGCCCGCTGGCGTCGTCCTGGCCGGAGGCGCCATCCGGGTCCCAGCCCCTGCCTTTCGAGCTCGACCATCTGTTGGCGCTCCGGGTACCCGGCCTCATCGCCACCCGACGTCATATCCACTCCCATCCGGAGCTTTCCGGTGAGGAGTTCGAGACGGCCGCGCTGATCCACCGGGAGCTCTCCCTCGCCGGGCTGAAACCGCGCCTGCTACCCAAGGGCAACGGCGTCATCTGCGACATCGACGGCCGCCCCGACGGCCCGGTGATCGCCCTCCGCGCCGACATCGACGCCCTCCCGCTGACCGACCCGAAGGACGTGCCGTACCGGTCCACCGTGGACGGCGTCTGCCACGCCTGCGGGCACGACGTGCACACCACCGTGATGCTCGGCGTGGGCATGCTGCTCGCCCAGCTCGCCGACCTCGGCCAGCTCGACGGCCGGGTCCGGCTCATCTTCCAGCCGGCCGAGGAGATCCTGCCCTGCGGCTCGCTGGAGGTCATCGAGGCCGGCGGCCTGGACGACGTGGTGCAGATCTTCGCCGTGCACTGCGACCCGAACCTGCCGGTCGGCCGGGTCGGCCTGCGGGTCGGCCCGATCACCGCCGCCGCCGACAACGTCACCGTCCGGCTCACCGGCCCGGGCGGGCACACCGCCCGCCCGCACCTCACGGTCGACCTGGTCGACGCGCTCGGTCGGCTGGTCACCGAGGTGCCGACGCTCGTCAGCCGCCGGGTGCCGGCCAACAGCGGGCTGCTGCTGGTGTTCGGCCACGCCTCGGCCGGCACCCGCTACAACGTCATCCCCTCCGAGGCCTGCGCCGCCGGCACGCTACGGGTGATGGACCGCGACACCTGGGACCAGGCCCCGAAGATCGTGGCCCAGGTGGTCCGCGACGTGATCGCGCCCACCGGCGCCACCGTCGACCTGGAGTACCTGCGCGGCCGGCCGCCGGTCACCAACGACGCCCGGGCCATCGGCGTGCTCACCGCCGCCACGGCCGCGGCCCTCGGCCCCGAGGGGATCGCGGAGACCCCGCAGAGCATGGGCGGCGAGGACTTCTCCTGGTACCTGGAGCACGTGCCGGGCGCGCTCGCCCGCCTCGGGGTCGGCCGGAACGGGCCCAATGTGGACCTGCACCGGGCCTCGTTCGACGTGGACGAGCGCGCCATCCCGGTCGGCGTACGCCTTATGGTCCAGACCGCGCTGCGGGCACTGGCGGCGGCGCGCTAG
- a CDS encoding gamma-glutamylcyclotransferase, giving the protein MRLYAAYGSNLDPARMRAYCPHSPMVDTGWLEGWRLTFAGEGVIGWEGSVSTVVESPGDRVFVALYDIHPYDAAQLDEIEGVTAETYRKLTVRISTLDGDVTAWVYVFDGYEGGLPTSWYLSEIANAAEKAGAPDDYVTELRSRPTGTASA; this is encoded by the coding sequence GTGCGTCTGTACGCCGCTTATGGCTCAAACCTGGACCCCGCTCGCATGCGCGCCTACTGCCCGCATTCGCCGATGGTGGACACCGGCTGGCTGGAAGGGTGGCGGCTCACCTTCGCGGGCGAGGGCGTCATCGGCTGGGAGGGCTCCGTCAGCACCGTGGTCGAGTCCCCGGGCGACCGGGTCTTCGTGGCGCTCTACGACATCCACCCGTACGACGCCGCGCAGCTCGACGAGATCGAGGGCGTGACCGCCGAGACGTACCGGAAGCTCACCGTCCGTATCTCCACGCTCGACGGGGACGTGACCGCGTGGGTCTACGTCTTCGACGGGTACGAGGGCGGCCTGCCGACGTCGTGGTACCTGTCCGAGATCGCGAACGCGGCGGAGAAGGCGGGCGCGCCGGACGACTACGTCACCGAGCTGCGCTCCCGCCCCACCGGCACCGCCTCCGCGTAG
- a CDS encoding coiled-coil domain-containing protein, with the protein MAGPPPELVQRLYATPPDRFVAARDAAVAEARQAGDPKAAREIGRLRRPTVAAWLVNLLAIRRPELVADLAQLAESLRVAQRELRGGKLRELSAQRRAVVGALVGEVRKLATAEPDAPPAGKLPLAEVEATLNAALSDTGVAEQIRAGRLLRATHYAGFGEVPRPQLRLVTGGAEEPPVPEPAGTRRARDEQAAERAARAERARRRRALDRELAKARGDQDRAEQELAEAVRSERDGTATLDRIETELAELERRRAVAEQELSRAKLARRGAERSVTAARRRTGEVEAAMEALDAEEGDADAADDRAD; encoded by the coding sequence ATGGCCGGTCCACCCCCGGAACTGGTCCAGCGGCTCTACGCGACGCCGCCGGACCGGTTCGTCGCGGCCCGGGACGCGGCGGTCGCCGAGGCGCGCCAGGCCGGCGACCCGAAGGCGGCCCGGGAGATCGGCCGGCTGCGCCGGCCCACCGTCGCCGCGTGGCTGGTCAACCTGCTGGCCATCCGGCGGCCGGAGCTGGTCGCCGACCTGGCCCAGCTCGCCGAGTCGCTGCGCGTCGCCCAACGCGAACTGCGCGGTGGCAAGCTGCGCGAACTCTCCGCGCAGCGCCGGGCCGTCGTCGGCGCGCTGGTCGGCGAGGTACGCAAGCTGGCCACCGCCGAACCGGACGCCCCGCCGGCCGGCAAGCTGCCGCTCGCCGAGGTGGAGGCGACGCTCAACGCCGCCCTGTCCGACACCGGGGTGGCCGAGCAGATCCGGGCCGGCCGGCTGCTCCGGGCCACCCACTACGCCGGGTTCGGCGAGGTGCCCCGGCCGCAGTTGCGGCTGGTCACCGGTGGCGCGGAGGAGCCGCCCGTACCCGAGCCGGCCGGGACCCGGCGGGCCCGCGACGAGCAGGCCGCCGAGCGGGCGGCCCGGGCCGAACGGGCGAGACGCCGTCGCGCGCTGGACCGCGAGCTGGCGAAGGCCCGCGGCGACCAGGACCGGGCCGAGCAGGAGCTGGCCGAGGCTGTCCGGTCCGAACGGGACGGCACCGCGACGCTGGACCGGATCGAGACCGAACTGGCCGAGCTGGAACGCCGCCGGGCCGTCGCCGAGCAGGAGCTGAGCCGAGCCAAGCTGGCCCGACGGGGCGCCGAACGTTCGGTCACCGCCGCCCGTCGGCGGACCGGTGAGGTGGAGGCGGCGATGGAGGCGCTGGACGCCGAAGAGGGGGATGCCGACGCGGCCGACGACCGGGCAGACTGA
- a CDS encoding MBL fold metallo-hydrolase, which translates to MQLTKYGHSCVRLEHDGGVLVVDPGVYSEPEALDGADAVLITHEHPDHVNIEALTRALERRPFTVNGPASLAGVLGDAAEALVVVAPGESFTAAGVPVRAYGGQHAVIHPDIPVIQNVGYVFNDVVYHPGDSLFVPDDIQVDTLFAPIHAPWSKFSEVVEFMRAVAPRRAYALHDGLLNGNGFGIYDRQYTALSKTDYRRLEPGTRIDA; encoded by the coding sequence ATGCAGCTCACCAAGTACGGCCACTCCTGTGTCCGGCTGGAGCACGACGGGGGAGTGCTCGTGGTGGACCCCGGGGTCTACAGCGAACCGGAGGCGCTGGACGGGGCGGACGCGGTGCTGATCACCCACGAGCACCCGGACCACGTGAACATCGAGGCGCTGACCCGGGCGCTGGAGCGCCGCCCGTTCACCGTCAACGGTCCGGCCTCGCTCGCCGGCGTCCTCGGTGACGCCGCCGAGGCGCTGGTCGTGGTCGCGCCCGGTGAGTCGTTCACCGCCGCCGGCGTCCCGGTCCGGGCGTACGGCGGGCAGCACGCCGTCATCCACCCCGACATCCCGGTGATCCAGAACGTGGGCTACGTGTTCAACGACGTCGTCTACCACCCGGGCGACTCGCTGTTCGTACCCGACGACATCCAGGTGGACACCCTCTTCGCCCCGATCCACGCGCCCTGGTCGAAGTTCTCCGAGGTGGTGGAGTTCATGCGGGCGGTGGCCCCGCGCCGCGCGTACGCGCTGCACGACGGGCTGCTCAACGGCAACGGCTTCGGCATCTACGACCGGCAGTACACCGCGCTGTCGAAGACCGACTACCGCCGTCTCGAACCGGGCACCCGGATCGACGCCTGA
- a CDS encoding SDR family oxidoreductase gives MILVTGATGTVGREVVSILVGRGDKVRAVSRNPATAGLPAEVEVVAADLADPATLAPHLADVDAVFLIWPFTDPAVARTTAPAVARVIAARVPRIVYLSAPGADQPESFWGLVERAVEESGAEWTFLRPVGFASNTLMWAGQIRAGDVVRWPYGDAARSLVHERDLAEVAVAALTSDGHTGARYLLSGPATLTQQDQVRAIGQVIGRELRWSEMPVGEARAMLAAAFGDPAFADAALAGWAGFVDQPEQVTDTVRRLTGHPARTYAEWVADHAAAFR, from the coding sequence ATGATCCTGGTGACGGGGGCGACCGGCACGGTGGGCCGGGAGGTCGTGTCGATCCTGGTGGGACGCGGCGACAAGGTCCGCGCGGTCAGTCGGAACCCGGCGACCGCCGGGCTGCCGGCGGAGGTCGAGGTGGTGGCCGCCGACCTCGCCGACCCGGCGACGCTCGCGCCGCATTTGGCCGACGTGGACGCGGTCTTCCTGATCTGGCCGTTCACCGACCCCGCCGTGGCGCGGACGACAGCGCCGGCCGTGGCCCGGGTGATCGCCGCCCGGGTGCCCCGGATCGTGTACCTCTCCGCGCCCGGCGCCGACCAGCCGGAGTCGTTCTGGGGGCTCGTGGAGCGGGCGGTCGAGGAGTCCGGCGCAGAGTGGACCTTCCTCCGCCCGGTCGGATTCGCCAGCAACACCCTGATGTGGGCCGGCCAGATCCGTGCCGGCGACGTGGTGCGCTGGCCGTACGGGGACGCCGCCCGGTCACTGGTCCACGAGCGGGACCTCGCCGAGGTGGCCGTGGCCGCGCTGACCTCGGACGGCCACACCGGCGCCCGCTATCTGCTCAGCGGTCCGGCGACGCTGACCCAGCAGGACCAGGTACGCGCCATCGGCCAGGTGATCGGCCGGGAACTGCGCTGGTCGGAGATGCCGGTCGGGGAGGCCCGCGCGATGCTGGCCGCCGCCTTCGGCGACCCGGCCTTCGCCGACGCCGCCCTGGCCGGCTGGGCCGGCTTCGTCGACCAGCCCGAACAGGTCACCGACACGGTACGGCGGCTGACCGGGCACCCCGCCCGGACGTACGCCGAATGGGTCGCCGACCACGCCGCCGCCTTCCGCTGA
- a CDS encoding GNAT family N-acetyltransferase, translated as MTLPAGWTARRPTLDDVPGILKVVHAADTFAVGHPDFDEEDVRSALTAPFFDPARDSWLVTDPDGVAVAWSIIDNPTGVGREFVDVLVDPDRGADLRAPLLARVLDRVAERAAERDLPALTVRSGVFAPETRWAAELVEAGFTRIKRYVRMTRSLADLPAEPVPPAGVTIRPLRPDDEADLREFHRIFDTAFRDTPDYEPLGFAGWREQLPSYGKVWHEWFVAEVDGEPAGALQSSDQAVEHDMGWVRTLSVLPAYRRRGVGAALLRRAFATYAAKGRAAAGLGVDLANPTVPVTLYRSVGLREARWTDMYERTVTATGV; from the coding sequence GTGACGCTCCCCGCCGGCTGGACCGCCCGCCGCCCCACCCTCGACGACGTGCCCGGGATCCTGAAGGTGGTGCACGCCGCCGACACCTTCGCGGTCGGCCACCCCGACTTCGACGAAGAGGACGTCAGATCCGCGCTGACCGCACCCTTCTTCGACCCGGCCCGGGACTCGTGGCTGGTCACCGACCCGGACGGCGTCGCGGTCGCCTGGTCGATCATCGACAACCCGACCGGGGTGGGCCGGGAGTTCGTCGACGTCCTGGTCGACCCCGACCGCGGCGCGGACCTGCGCGCCCCGCTGCTGGCCCGGGTGCTCGACCGGGTCGCCGAGCGGGCCGCCGAGCGCGACCTGCCCGCCCTGACCGTACGCAGCGGTGTCTTCGCCCCGGAGACGCGCTGGGCGGCCGAACTGGTCGAGGCGGGGTTCACCCGGATCAAGCGGTACGTCCGGATGACCCGCTCGCTGGCCGACCTGCCCGCCGAGCCGGTCCCGCCGGCCGGGGTGACCATCCGGCCGCTGCGCCCCGACGACGAGGCCGACCTGCGGGAGTTCCATCGGATCTTCGACACCGCGTTCCGGGACACCCCGGACTACGAGCCGCTCGGCTTCGCGGGGTGGCGGGAGCAGCTCCCGTCGTACGGCAAGGTGTGGCACGAGTGGTTCGTCGCCGAGGTCGACGGGGAGCCGGCCGGTGCCCTCCAGTCCTCCGACCAGGCGGTGGAGCACGACATGGGCTGGGTACGCACGCTGTCGGTGCTGCCCGCGTACCGGCGGCGCGGGGTGGGGGCGGCGCTGTTGCGCCGGGCCTTCGCCACGTACGCGGCGAAGGGCCGGGCCGCCGCCGGGCTGGGCGTCGACTTGGCCAACCCGACCGTCCCGGTGACCCTCTACCGCTCGGTCGGGCTGCGCGAGGCGCGCTGGACCGACATGTACGAGCGGACGGTCACCGCCACGGGTGTGTGA
- a CDS encoding SCO6745 family protein, with amino-acid sequence MTPVQVAAASKPLVLALGETFSRRPATLRRARLLGISGWAFYITGRAGALGDVRAETVAAALGFIAPEAVADGWDAAARTVRPLEVAGANLAECCRWGAEQLGDAPQAPRLAGLLARATAAADSSGMPLFAAWRSMPVPDRSAGARVAVALLLLREHFAGAYLLAVRAAGMTPLEAVLAGPEGEAGAAACGWSPPYPPVGPLVRRRLWAEAVTDRLASTAFRALAPGEGAELLNLLTAAKLHLRGG; translated from the coding sequence ATGACTCCGGTGCAGGTCGCCGCCGCCAGCAAGCCGCTGGTGCTGGCGCTCGGGGAGACCTTCTCCCGCCGTCCGGCGACGCTGCGCCGCGCCCGGCTGCTCGGCATCTCCGGCTGGGCGTTCTACATCACCGGCCGGGCCGGCGCGCTCGGTGACGTCCGGGCCGAGACGGTCGCCGCCGCGCTCGGCTTCATCGCCCCGGAGGCGGTCGCCGACGGCTGGGACGCCGCCGCCCGTACGGTCCGGCCGTTGGAGGTGGCCGGCGCGAACCTGGCCGAGTGCTGCCGGTGGGGCGCCGAGCAACTGGGCGACGCGCCCCAGGCGCCCCGACTGGCCGGCCTGCTGGCGCGGGCGACCGCGGCGGCCGACAGCAGCGGGATGCCGCTCTTCGCCGCCTGGCGGTCCATGCCGGTGCCGGACCGCTCGGCGGGCGCACGGGTGGCCGTCGCGCTGCTGCTGCTCCGCGAGCACTTCGCCGGGGCGTACCTGCTGGCCGTCCGGGCGGCCGGGATGACCCCGCTGGAGGCGGTGCTGGCCGGGCCGGAGGGGGAGGCGGGGGCCGCCGCCTGCGGCTGGTCGCCCCCGTACCCGCCGGTCGGGCCGCTGGTGCGGCGGCGGCTGTGGGCCGAGGCGGTGACCGACCGGCTGGCCTCGACGGCGTTCCGGGCGCTCGCCCCGGGCGAGGGGGCGGAGCTGCTCAACCTGCTCACCGCCGCCAAGCTGCACCTGCGCGGCGGATAA
- a CDS encoding DUF4349 domain-containing protein produces the protein MSVGGRRLRAVALAAVGLVAVLAVGACSADGGNSASDSGAGPAMGSAADEAGAAKVAGGADQDKAAAGGSGAADLRVDQRSIIYTGTMQVRVDDVERAAREAIARVRAAGGFVGGDQRSSESADARAELTLRVPADRFTAVIDGLAGLGKQERREIRTEDVTEETVDLDARIATQRARVDSARKLLARATSINDLVTLENEVGRREADLASLEAKKRRLADLTALSTITVTFVGPHAVTVEKDDELGFLVGLRGGWSAFLSSLTVALTVLGAVLPFALVIGVPVGVVIWLARRRRPRRAPPAGPAPMVPGPAGPVGGPAPSAPPPVPAARSGP, from the coding sequence ATGAGCGTGGGAGGAAGACGTCTCCGGGCCGTGGCGCTGGCGGCGGTGGGACTGGTGGCGGTGCTGGCCGTGGGGGCCTGCTCCGCCGACGGCGGCAACAGCGCCAGTGATTCCGGGGCAGGGCCCGCCATGGGCAGCGCCGCCGACGAGGCCGGGGCGGCCAAGGTGGCAGGCGGCGCCGACCAGGACAAGGCCGCGGCGGGCGGATCGGGCGCGGCCGACCTGCGGGTGGACCAGCGATCGATCATCTACACCGGAACGATGCAGGTCCGGGTGGACGACGTGGAACGGGCGGCTCGGGAGGCGATCGCCCGGGTCCGCGCGGCGGGTGGATTCGTCGGTGGCGACCAGCGGTCCAGCGAGTCGGCGGACGCCCGGGCCGAGCTGACCCTGCGGGTGCCGGCCGACCGGTTCACCGCGGTCATCGACGGACTCGCGGGGCTCGGCAAGCAGGAACGCCGCGAGATCCGCACCGAGGACGTCACCGAGGAGACCGTCGACCTGGATGCCCGGATCGCCACCCAGCGGGCCCGGGTGGACAGCGCCCGGAAGCTGCTGGCCCGGGCCACCTCGATCAACGACCTGGTCACCCTGGAGAACGAGGTGGGCCGGCGGGAGGCCGACCTCGCGTCGCTGGAGGCGAAGAAGCGCCGGCTCGCCGACCTGACCGCGCTCTCCACGATCACCGTGACCTTCGTCGGTCCGCACGCCGTGACCGTCGAGAAGGACGACGAGCTGGGCTTCCTGGTCGGGCTGCGGGGCGGCTGGTCGGCGTTCCTGAGCTCGCTGACCGTGGCCCTCACCGTGCTGGGCGCGGTGCTGCCGTTCGCGCTGGTGATCGGCGTACCGGTGGGGGTGGTGATCTGGTTGGCGCGGCGTCGGCGGCCGCGGCGGGCACCGCCGGCCGGCCCGGCGCCGATGGTGCCGGGCCCGGCCGGGCCGGTGGGTGGTCCGGCGCCTAGCGCGCCGCCGCCAGTGCCCGCAGCGCGGTCTGGACCATAA
- a CDS encoding acyl-CoA mutase large subunit family protein, translated as MSERRSSESGFPIKGVYTADDLPGELAERLGAPGGYPYTRGVYPTMYTSRPWTMRQYAGFGTATESNARYHQLLRAGTMGLSVAFDLPTQMGYDSDDPIAHGEVGKVGVAIDSIEDMRLLFDGIPLDKVSTSMTINAPGSVLLLLYQLVAEESGVPGAALNGTIQNDILKEYIARGTYIFPPKPSLRLVADTFAYCRAEVPKWNTISISGYHMAEAGATPAQEIAFTLANGVEYVRAALAAGLAVDDFAPRLSFFFVARTTLLEEVAKFRAARRIWARLMRDEFGAKNPKSMMLRFHTQTAGVQLTAQQPEVNLVRVAIQGLGAVLGGTQSLHTNSFDEAIALPTEKAARLALRTQQVLAYETDLTATVDPFAGSYVVEAMTAEIETAADELMQRVFDHGSAVDAIEAGFQKREIEQSAYRIAQEIDSGDRVVVGLNRFQIDAEEPYEPLRVDPAIEVAQAERLAKLRVERDSGAVERALAELRAAAEGTGNVLYPMREALRARATVGEVCGTLRKVWGTYRPSDRF; from the coding sequence ATGAGCGAACGGCGGTCGAGCGAGTCCGGTTTCCCGATCAAGGGCGTCTACACGGCGGACGACCTCCCCGGGGAACTGGCCGAGCGGCTGGGCGCCCCGGGCGGGTACCCGTACACCCGCGGGGTCTACCCGACGATGTACACCTCGCGTCCGTGGACCATGCGGCAGTACGCCGGCTTCGGCACCGCCACCGAGTCCAACGCGCGCTACCACCAGCTCCTGCGCGCCGGCACCATGGGCCTCTCGGTCGCCTTCGACCTGCCCACCCAGATGGGGTACGACTCCGACGACCCGATCGCGCACGGCGAGGTGGGCAAGGTCGGCGTCGCCATCGACTCGATCGAGGACATGCGGCTGCTCTTCGACGGCATCCCGCTGGACAAGGTCTCCACCTCGATGACCATCAACGCGCCCGGCTCGGTGCTGCTGCTGCTCTACCAGCTCGTGGCCGAGGAGTCCGGGGTGCCGGGGGCGGCGCTCAACGGCACCATCCAGAACGACATCCTCAAGGAGTACATCGCCCGGGGGACGTACATCTTCCCGCCGAAGCCCTCGCTGCGGCTGGTGGCCGACACCTTCGCGTACTGCCGGGCCGAGGTGCCGAAGTGGAACACCATCTCCATCTCCGGCTACCACATGGCCGAGGCCGGCGCGACGCCCGCGCAGGAGATCGCGTTCACCCTGGCCAACGGCGTGGAGTACGTCCGGGCGGCGCTCGCCGCCGGGCTGGCCGTGGACGACTTCGCGCCCCGGCTGTCGTTCTTCTTCGTCGCCCGGACCACCCTGCTGGAGGAGGTCGCCAAGTTCCGGGCGGCCCGGCGGATCTGGGCCCGGCTGATGCGCGACGAGTTCGGGGCGAAGAACCCGAAGTCGATGATGCTGCGGTTCCACACCCAGACCGCGGGCGTGCAGCTCACCGCCCAGCAACCGGAGGTCAACCTGGTCCGGGTGGCGATCCAGGGGCTCGGCGCGGTGCTCGGCGGCACGCAGTCGCTGCACACCAACAGCTTCGACGAGGCGATCGCGCTGCCCACCGAGAAGGCGGCCCGGCTGGCGCTGCGTACCCAGCAGGTGCTGGCGTACGAGACGGACCTGACCGCGACCGTGGACCCGTTCGCCGGGTCGTACGTGGTGGAGGCGATGACCGCCGAGATCGAGACGGCCGCGGACGAGCTGATGCAGCGGGTCTTCGACCACGGGTCGGCGGTGGACGCGATCGAGGCGGGCTTCCAGAAGCGGGAGATCGAGCAGTCCGCGTACCGGATCGCCCAGGAGATCGACTCGGGTGACCGGGTGGTGGTCGGGCTCAACCGGTTCCAGATCGACGCGGAGGAGCCGTACGAGCCGCTGCGGGTGGACCCGGCGATCGAGGTCGCGCAGGCGGAGCGGCTGGCGAAGCTGCGTGTCGAGCGGGACTCGGGTGCGGTCGAGCGGGCCCTCGCGGAGCTGCGCGCCGCGGCCGAGGGCACCGGGAACGTGCTCTACCCGATGAGGGAGGCGCTGCGTGCCAGGGCCACCGTCGGCGAGGTGTGCGGGACGCTGCGGAAGGTGTGGGGGACGTACCGGCCGAGCGACCGGTTCTGA